The segment ACATTGGAGTGCTTCGTCAGGCTGAGTTTCTTAATCCATAAACTGAGAGGGTCTGCTTTATCTCTCACATGTCGGAATGCAGCTCTCGCCCCATGAACTAATAACTTTCTCAGGTATCCGTTACCTCTTTTACTAATGCCTAATAATCGGTCTCGCCCTCCAGTACTATGCTGACGTGGAACCAAACCCAATGATGCCGCAAAATCTCGACCTTTCTTAAAGGTCCGCCCATCACCAAGGTCAATAAGTAATGCACTACAAACCAATGGGCCAATTCCTGTGATTTTCATTAAACGTTGTGCTGCTGGACAACTATTGAGACTTTTCTTGATCTTATTTGTAATGTCATCAATACGTTCATCCAATGTAACTAAGTCATCATACATTATTTGCAGTAATTCTCTGAACAGGCATGATAATGAGTTTTCCACATCCTCTAGCCACAAAGGAATGCATTTACGTAAGTGACTAATACCAACTGGGGCAATGATGCCATATTCAGCAGTTAACCCTCGGATCTGATTGGCCTTTGCAGTTCGCTGAGTGATTAATTCTTCCCAAATTCGATGCATTGACTGTAAATCTTGCTGTTCGACTGTCTTGATAGATACAAACCTCATATTAGGTCTATTTATCGTCTCACAAATGGCTTCAGCATCAACTTTGTCATTTTTATTTGTTTTGACATAAGGCTTAACAAACTGAGCAGCAACGAGTTTCACCTCATTATAACCTAATTTAATCAGTTCTCTTGCCCAATAATGAGCAGAGCCACACGCCTCCATACCAATAGTTGCTGTTTGGGGAGTACGTTTAACAATGGCCTTAATCCAATTATTTCTTGTGTACTTGCCTTGCCAAACAGTCTTTTCATTTTCATCAACAGCATGGATATGAAATACGTTTTTTGCTAAATCGACGCCAACTCGAGTAATCTTTGCCATTTGTGCCTCTCATCCAGGTAATAAGCTAAACATTAAAAATGTAGCATTGTTGGGGTGAGGGTGTGTCCATACCATTGCTTACGGTTTATGGAGCACTTACGATAATTAGGTTAAACTAATGAAATAAATATAAGCAGTAATGGTGTAGACACGCAGTGTATAGTTGGCAGTTTTTAAGCAAAAAAAGCAGATGGTCTGGAGTCGTCAGAACGCAGCAGCCTTCAATAAAGTGCATTTTCTCTCATGAATGCCAGTGGAGGGGGATGATTTGACAACACATTCTAGCAGACAGCCTCATATCGATATTTTTCTGTGGGATGAGAATTTCAAGACTGGTGTAAAAGAAATCGACCAGCAACATAAACACTTGGTTTTTCTTCTCAATCAAGTGGCTAACCATATCATCTTTGAGCAACAAGAGGCCTCTTTAGGTAATATTATTAACGAGCTGGTTGATTACGCGGTCTATCATTTCCAGAGTGAAGAGAACTACTGGCTGGAGGTGGCACCTGAAGCCCCTGAAACTACAAGTCATAGAGATAGCCATAATCGCTTTGTTGAACGTGTACAAGCGTTCAAACTTAAGTCGGATACGATGCCAGCAGAGTTGTGGTTGGAAGAACTGCTCTCGTTTTTAGCCAGTTGGCTTGCGGCTCACATTCTGGAAAGTGACAAGCATATGGCGTTGCTGGTTAGTGCTGTATTACAAGGCAAATCTGTCGAAGAAGCCAGTCTCTGGGCAGACCAACAGATGCAGGAATCCACTAAAGCAATTATCAATATTATTATTGCCTCATATAAGAACTTAAGTGCCAGCGCATTGCGTTTAATGCGCGAAATAAAGGTTGGGAGCCTCACTCAGACGAAACTCTCAAACAGCGAGATGAGGCTACAACAGGCGATGGAATATGCCCAGATTGGCTACTGGTCACTGGCTTACAATAGTGAGGTGGCTGATTGGTCACCTGAAGTATTCAGCTTATTTGGTTTGCCAGAAGACGCTGAACCCAGCCCGAATTCGCTCTGTAGAATAATGAACGAGGAGTACCACATTCCTTTTCTTAACTCTATGCAGGAGTGTTTTCAAACCGGAAAAGAGCATTACACTGAATATCCCATCACTCGGCCGAGTGATGGGATTAAGCGCTGGATAGAGTGTCGCGGGAAAGTCACCTATCATGATGATGGAACGCCTGACAGAATAGCGGGCTTTGTTCAAGATATCACTCAGCGTAAGGATAGCGAAAGACAAATCACTGAACTCGCCCACTTTGACTCTTTAACGGGATTACCAAACAGACGACTACTGTTTGACAGGCTACGCCAGACCATTGCGGGGGGTAAACGTAGCAACCAGAGCAACGCGTTATTGTTCTTAGATATTGATGATTTTAAAAAGATAA is part of the uncultured Draconibacterium sp. genome and harbors:
- a CDS encoding IS110 family transposase, which encodes MAKITRVGVDLAKNVFHIHAVDENEKTVWQGKYTRNNWIKAIVKRTPQTATIGMEACGSAHYWARELIKLGYNEVKLVAAQFVKPYVKTNKNDKVDAEAICETINRPNMRFVSIKTVEQQDLQSMHRIWEELITQRTAKANQIRGLTAEYGIIAPVGISHLRKCIPLWLEDVENSLSCLFRELLQIMYDDLVTLDERIDDITNKIKKSLNSCPAAQRLMKITGIGPLVCSALLIDLGDGRTFKKGRDFAASLGLVPRQHSTGGRDRLLGISKRGNGYLRKLLVHGARAAFRHVRDKADPLSLWIKKLSLTKHSNVAIIALANKIARISWALVAKNQDYDASLAAA
- a CDS encoding bacteriohemerythrin, encoding MPVEGDDLTTHSSRQPHIDIFLWDENFKTGVKEIDQQHKHLVFLLNQVANHIIFEQQEASLGNIINELVDYAVYHFQSEENYWLEVAPEAPETTSHRDSHNRFVERVQAFKLKSDTMPAELWLEELLSFLASWLAAHILESDKHMALLVSAVLQGKSVEEASLWADQQMQESTKAIINIIIASYKNLSASALRLMREIKVGSLTQTKLSNSEMRLQQAMEYAQIGYWSLAYNSEVADWSPEVFSLFGLPEDAEPSPNSLCRIMNEEYHIPFLNSMQECFQTGKEHYTEYPITRPSDGIKRWIECRGKVTYHDDGTPDRIAGFVQDITQRKDSERQITELAHFDSLTGLPNRRLLFDRLRQTIAGGKRSNQSNALLFLDIDDFKKINDQHGHDYGDALLKEVASRIRLCIRDGDTLARFAGDEFVVIILGLDSNQMNAAAQAEVVAVKLSGALAEIYQLKGIQYKSSVSIGIVVFGNGEQNESNLLKQADIAMYKAKQRGKNAVCFFDPQMQDEVNEKAQLEDDLRKAIQAQEFVLHYQPQLNQQSSVCGAESLVRWQHPNKGLIGPDRFIPLAEKTGLIIPLGEWVLKSACRQLSLWQSKAETEHLTLSVNVSARQFHDSQFIPLACQLLEKYSLPRGKLRLELTETMMVDDIDKTIASMNILRKKGVHFSLDDFGTGYSSLRYLKRLPLSQLKIDRSFVDDLESDVNDQAIIKTIISMSKALGLYTIAEGVETKRQRAFLENEGCMVYQGFLYSKPLPIEAFEMFLAK